In one window of Erinaceus europaeus chromosome 17, mEriEur2.1, whole genome shotgun sequence DNA:
- the UCP2 gene encoding dicarboxylate carrier SLC25A8, with product MVGFKATDIPPTTTVKFLGAGTAACIADLITFPLDTAKVRLQIQGESQGAVRVAASARYHGVLGTIMTMVRTEGPCSLYNGLVAGLQRQMSFASVRIGLYDSVKQFYTKGSESAGIGSRLLAGSTTGAMAVAVAQPTDVVKVRFQAQARAGGGRRYQSTVEAYKIIAREEGFRGLWKGTSPNIARNAIVNCAELVSYDLIKDALLKAHLMTDDLPCHFTSAFGAGFCTTVIASPVDVVKTRYMNSALGQYSSAGHCALTMLQKEGPRAFYKGFMPSFLRLGSWNVVMFVTYEQLKRALMAAHVSREAPI from the exons ATGGTTGGGTTCAAGGCTACAGACATACCCCCTACTACCACTGTGAAGTTCCTGGGAGCTGGCACAGCAGCCTGTATTGCAGATCTCATCACCTTCCCTCTGGATACCGCTAAAGTCCGGCTGCAG ATCCAAGGAGAAAGCCAGGGGGCAGTGAGGGTTGCAGCCAGCGCCCGGTACCACGGCGTGCTGGGCACCATCATGACCATGGTGCGCACTGAGGGCCCCTGCAGCCTCTACAATGGGTTGGTTGCCGGCCTGCAGCGCCAGATGAGCTTTGCGTCTGTCCGCATTGGACTCTACGACTCCGTCAAGCAGTTTTATACCAAGGGCTCTGAGA GTGCTGGCATTGGGAGTCGCCTCCTGGCTGGCAGCACCACAGGAGCCATGGCTGTGGCTGTAGCCCAGCCCACTGATGTGGTAAAGGTCCGGTTCCAAGCTCAGGCCCGGGCTGGAGGTGGCCGGAGGTACCAAAGCACTGTGGAAGCCTACAAGATTATTGCCCGAGAGGAAGGGTTCCGGGGCCTGTGGAAAG GAACCTCTCCCAACATTGCTCGCAATGCCATTGTCAACTGTGCAGAGCTGGTGAGCTATGACCTCATCAAGGATGCCCTGCTGAAGGCTCACCTCATGACGG ATGACCTCCCTTGCCACTTCACTTCTGCTTTCGGGGCGGGCTTCTGTACCACCGTCATCGCCTCCCCTGTCGACGTAGTCAAGACGAGATACATGAACTCTGCCCTGGGCCAGTACAGCAGTGCCGGCCACTGTGCCCTTACCATGCTCCAGAAGGAGGGTCCCCGAGCCTTCTACAAAGG GTTCATGCCCTCCTTTCTCCGCTTGGGTTCCTGGAACGTGGTGATGTTCGTTACCTACGAGCAGCTGAAACGGGCCCTCATGGCCGCCCACGTTTCCCGGGAGGCTCCTATTTGA